The following proteins are co-located in the Tiliqua scincoides isolate rTilSci1 chromosome 8, rTilSci1.hap2, whole genome shotgun sequence genome:
- the ATCAY gene encoding caytaxin isoform X1 codes for MESLGSPTENTLPPPNTLNFSNGAHHKRKTLVAPEINISLDQSEGSLLSDDFLDTPDDLDINVDDIETPDETDSLEFLGNGNELEWEDDTPVATAKNMPGDSADLFGDGAVEDGSATNGRLWRTVIIGEQEHRIDLQMIKPYMKVVTHGGYYGEGLNAIIVFAACYLPDSNLPDYHYIMENLFLYVISSLELLVAEDYMIVYLNGATPRRRMPGIGWLKKCYQMIDRRLRKNLKALIIVHPSWFIRTVLAISRPFISVKFINKIQYVHTLEELEHIIPMEHVQIPDCVLQFEEERNRARKERAEEKQDMTERERPALPTEDQETSMS; via the exons ATGGAGTCCTTGGGCAGCCCAACTGAGAACACACTGC CTCCTCCAAACACGTTAAATTTTAGTAACGGGGCTCATCACAAGAGGAAGACGCTCGTTGCCCCAGAAATCAACATTTCACTGGATCAGAGCGAAGGTTCCCTCCTGTCCGATGACTTCCTGGACACACCTGATGACCTGGACATCAACGTGGATGACATTGAAACCCCAGACGAGACTGACTCCCTTGAGTTCCTGGGGAATGGAAATGAACTGGAATGGGAGG ATGATACTCCTGTGGCCACAGCCAAAAACATGCCTGGAGATAGTGCAGACTTATTTGGAGATGGAGCCGTGGAAGATGGTAGTGCCACCAATGGACGCTTGTGGCGGACAGTCATCATTGGTGAGCAGGAGCACCGCATTGATCTGCAAATGATCAAGCCATACATGAAAGTGGTGACGCACGGAG GATATTATGGGGAGGGCCTCAATGCCATAATTGTCTTTGCCGCCTGCTACCTGCCAGACAGCAACCTGCCTGACTATCATTACATCATGGAGAACCTCTTCCT GTATGTGATCAGTAgtttggagctgctggtggccgaGGACTACATGATTGTGTATCTAAATGGGGCCACACCTCGCAGAAGAATGCCAGGGATTGGCTGGCTGAAAAAATGCTATCAGATGATAGACAGAAG ATTACGGAAAAACCTGAAAGCGCTGATAATCGTTCACCCTTCATGGTTCATTCGGACAGTGCTAGCTATATCAAGGCCATTCATCAG TGTGAAATTTATCAATAAAATCCAGTATGTTCACACCTTGGAAGAACTAGAGCATATTATACCCATGGAGCATGTTCAGATTCCAGACTGTGTCCTACA gTTTGAAGAGGAGAGAAATAGAGCCAGAAAAGAAAg GGCAGAAGAGAAACAGGACATgactgagagagagag GCCTGCACTGCCCACAGAGGATCAGGAAACAAG CATGTCATGA
- the ATCAY gene encoding caytaxin isoform X2, with the protein MESLGSPTENTLPPPNTLNFSNGAHHKRKTLVAPEINISLDQSEGSLLSDDFLDTPDDLDINVDDIETPDETDSLEFLGNGNELEWEDDTPVATAKNMPGDSADLFGDGAVEDGSATNGRLWRTVIIGEQEHRIDLQMIKPYMKVVTHGGYYGEGLNAIIVFAACYLPDSNLPDYHYIMENLFLYVISSLELLVAEDYMIVYLNGATPRRRMPGIGWLKKCYQMIDRRLRKNLKALIIVHPSWFIRTVLAISRPFISVKFINKIQYVHTLEELEHIIPMEHVQIPDCVLQFEEERNRARKERAEEKQDMTERES; encoded by the exons ATGGAGTCCTTGGGCAGCCCAACTGAGAACACACTGC CTCCTCCAAACACGTTAAATTTTAGTAACGGGGCTCATCACAAGAGGAAGACGCTCGTTGCCCCAGAAATCAACATTTCACTGGATCAGAGCGAAGGTTCCCTCCTGTCCGATGACTTCCTGGACACACCTGATGACCTGGACATCAACGTGGATGACATTGAAACCCCAGACGAGACTGACTCCCTTGAGTTCCTGGGGAATGGAAATGAACTGGAATGGGAGG ATGATACTCCTGTGGCCACAGCCAAAAACATGCCTGGAGATAGTGCAGACTTATTTGGAGATGGAGCCGTGGAAGATGGTAGTGCCACCAATGGACGCTTGTGGCGGACAGTCATCATTGGTGAGCAGGAGCACCGCATTGATCTGCAAATGATCAAGCCATACATGAAAGTGGTGACGCACGGAG GATATTATGGGGAGGGCCTCAATGCCATAATTGTCTTTGCCGCCTGCTACCTGCCAGACAGCAACCTGCCTGACTATCATTACATCATGGAGAACCTCTTCCT GTATGTGATCAGTAgtttggagctgctggtggccgaGGACTACATGATTGTGTATCTAAATGGGGCCACACCTCGCAGAAGAATGCCAGGGATTGGCTGGCTGAAAAAATGCTATCAGATGATAGACAGAAG ATTACGGAAAAACCTGAAAGCGCTGATAATCGTTCACCCTTCATGGTTCATTCGGACAGTGCTAGCTATATCAAGGCCATTCATCAG TGTGAAATTTATCAATAAAATCCAGTATGTTCACACCTTGGAAGAACTAGAGCATATTATACCCATGGAGCATGTTCAGATTCCAGACTGTGTCCTACA gTTTGAAGAGGAGAGAAATAGAGCCAGAAAAGAAAg GGCAGAAGAGAAACAGGACATgactgagagagagag CTGA